A region from the Nesterenkonia lacusekhoensis genome encodes:
- a CDS encoding MFS transporter, whose protein sequence is MISSSEDPTLVRAAGFTYFPIALVARIPYAMMVVGVLTLVVSARGSLGLGGLTSAMVGLGTALCAPLVGAAADRWGQRLVVLVVGLASTVTLLAMAWVAYSPLPDWAVLVSALLIGACTPQIPPMSRTRLVSIILRRLPEARRNRTLSRTMAYESAADEMTFVFGPVIVGLLAALVSPAAPVVAAALLTVVFVTAFALHGSVREVAPSASDRDSAAPVRELFRGSLVTVLVGALGIGLLFGAVLTSLTSFMTDAGHAESAGLAYGVMGIGSAVFALAAGLFPERFSLWARWLIFAALMVAGAVVLPFVTGLVGMIAALALLGIGLGPTLVTVFSLVSARSPRGRAATAMTVATTGIVVGQSAASALVGQIGERLGTGPALLAPALAASVVLVAAVVNWRRGDSHSLGHD, encoded by the coding sequence GTGATCTCATCGTCAGAGGACCCCACTCTGGTCCGCGCCGCGGGGTTTACCTATTTCCCGATCGCCCTGGTGGCGCGCATCCCCTACGCCATGATGGTGGTCGGGGTGCTCACCCTGGTGGTCTCCGCCCGCGGGTCATTGGGACTCGGTGGTCTGACCTCGGCAATGGTGGGGTTGGGCACCGCCCTCTGCGCGCCACTGGTGGGTGCCGCTGCGGACCGTTGGGGACAACGTCTTGTGGTGCTCGTGGTCGGCCTGGCCAGCACGGTCACACTGTTGGCCATGGCCTGGGTGGCCTACTCGCCGCTGCCCGACTGGGCCGTGCTGGTCTCGGCCCTGCTGATCGGAGCGTGCACTCCGCAGATCCCTCCGATGTCGCGCACCCGGCTGGTGAGCATCATCCTGCGCCGGCTGCCGGAGGCTCGTCGCAACCGCACGCTGAGCCGCACGATGGCCTACGAGTCCGCTGCTGACGAGATGACCTTCGTCTTCGGGCCTGTCATCGTCGGGCTGTTGGCCGCTCTGGTGAGTCCGGCAGCCCCGGTGGTCGCGGCGGCCCTGCTCACCGTGGTGTTCGTGACCGCCTTCGCTCTGCACGGCAGCGTCCGTGAAGTCGCACCCTCCGCGAGCGACCGCGATTCCGCGGCCCCTGTGCGAGAGCTCTTCCGCGGCTCCCTGGTGACCGTTCTGGTCGGTGCACTGGGCATCGGCCTGCTCTTCGGCGCGGTGCTGACCTCCCTGACCTCCTTCATGACCGACGCCGGTCACGCAGAGAGCGCCGGTCTGGCCTACGGCGTGATGGGGATCGGCTCGGCGGTCTTCGCGCTGGCGGCGGGGCTCTTCCCAGAGCGCTTCTCCCTGTGGGCGCGCTGGCTGATCTTCGCGGCGCTCATGGTCGCCGGCGCCGTCGTTCTGCCGTTCGTCACCGGCTTGGTCGGCATGATCGCTGCGCTGGCCCTTCTCGGCATCGGACTCGGCCCCACCTTGGTGACTGTGTTCAGCCTGGTCTCAGCACGCAGTCCTCGGGGTCGTGCCGCGACGGCCATGACGGTCGCGACCACCGGAATCGTCGTCGGACAGTCCGCTGCGTCGGCACTGGTCGGCCAGATCGGTGAGCGCCTGGGCACCGGGCCGGCGCTGCTCGCTCCGGCGCTTGCGGCATCAGTCGTATTGGTCGCGGCCGTGGTGAACTGGCGGCGAGGGGACTCTCACTCCCTCGGGCACGACTGA
- a CDS encoding TetR/AcrR family transcriptional regulator → MSLSSERIVETAVGLLTEYGLHDVTMRRLASELSVRPGALYYHVPHKQELLRRVAHQLLAPLQKPDADPVELMLQFRDTVLPLRDGGDLLLIAYGLDQRIPPVPALEESLQAAGLGADAARRHSAVLMRFALGAVAAEQNISLLSGSQNAVQPATSPGHPQSAQNAAGTALSAAPAAESADLYAYGLRSLLAQAA, encoded by the coding sequence ATGTCTCTGAGTTCTGAGCGGATCGTCGAGACCGCCGTGGGTCTGCTCACCGAGTACGGGCTCCATGATGTGACCATGCGTCGTCTGGCCTCCGAGCTCAGTGTGCGCCCAGGCGCCCTCTATTACCACGTGCCCCATAAGCAGGAGCTGCTCAGGCGAGTGGCGCACCAGCTTCTGGCCCCGCTGCAGAAGCCCGATGCTGATCCCGTAGAGCTGATGCTGCAGTTCCGGGACACCGTTCTGCCGCTGCGCGACGGGGGAGACCTGCTGCTGATCGCCTACGGGCTGGACCAGCGCATCCCGCCGGTGCCCGCCCTGGAGGAATCGCTGCAGGCCGCAGGGCTCGGCGCCGACGCGGCCAGGCGGCACAGCGCTGTCCTCATGCGCTTCGCCTTGGGCGCCGTCGCTGCCGAGCAGAACATCTCGCTGCTCAGCGGGTCGCAGAACGCCGTCCAGCCTGCCACGTCGCCCGGTCACCCCCAGTCAGCCCAGAACGCAGCCGGTACAGCCCTGAGCGCCGCCCCGGCGGCAGAGAGCGCAGATCTCTATGCCTACGGTCTGCGCTCCCTGCTCGCTCAGGCTGCCTGA
- the aceB gene encoding malate synthase A: MTITVKEPYEVPGSESILTEDALAFIEELHAEFGGTRNELLEARKTAQAEAAKTGTLEFPPETAEVRAGDWTVAEQPESLKDRRVEVTGPAAPAKMAINALNSGAKVWLACIEDALSPNWFNLIDAQKNLYGAARRNLSFTSAEGKEYTLRDDVTLPTVVMRPRGWHLPEKHIEIDGKPAIGGLVDFGLHFFHNAKVLAESGEGPFYYLAKLEHYREARLWNDIFTFAEKKLGIPHGTVRATVLIETLPAAFQMDEILYELRDHASGLNAGRWDYLFSLIKYFRSSGDQWVLPDRAQVGMTQPFMRAYTELLVKTCHKRNAFAMGGMAAFIPNRREPEVTAKAIEKVRDDKSREANDGYDGSWVAHPDLVELCAEEFTKVLGDRPNQIDRRRDDVEVGPADLLNTEAAEGDVTEAGVRGNLYVAIYYTAVWLSGNGAVAIHNLMEDAATAEISRSQVWQQIHNGTVASDTGRTITRELVESLLDEELERLREEISDADTFSAYFEPAADVVRKLVLHEEYLDFLTLPAYEYMD; this comes from the coding sequence ATGACCATCACCGTGAAGGAGCCCTACGAGGTTCCCGGCTCCGAGTCGATCCTCACCGAGGACGCCCTGGCATTCATCGAGGAGCTGCACGCCGAGTTCGGCGGCACCCGCAACGAGCTCCTGGAGGCCCGCAAGACCGCTCAGGCCGAGGCCGCGAAGACCGGCACTCTGGAGTTCCCGCCGGAGACCGCCGAGGTCCGGGCGGGCGATTGGACCGTGGCTGAGCAGCCGGAGTCGCTGAAGGACCGCCGCGTGGAGGTCACCGGCCCCGCCGCCCCGGCCAAGATGGCGATCAACGCGCTGAACTCCGGCGCCAAGGTGTGGCTGGCCTGCATCGAGGATGCCCTGTCCCCGAACTGGTTCAACCTGATCGACGCCCAGAAGAACCTCTACGGCGCGGCCCGCAGGAACCTCTCCTTCACCTCCGCGGAGGGCAAGGAGTACACGCTGCGCGATGACGTCACCCTGCCGACTGTGGTCATGCGCCCGCGCGGCTGGCACCTGCCGGAGAAGCACATCGAGATCGACGGCAAGCCTGCCATCGGCGGCCTGGTGGACTTCGGCCTGCACTTCTTCCACAACGCAAAGGTGCTGGCCGAGAGCGGCGAGGGCCCGTTCTACTACCTGGCCAAGCTGGAGCACTACCGCGAGGCCCGGCTGTGGAACGACATCTTCACCTTCGCCGAGAAGAAGCTGGGGATCCCCCACGGTACCGTCCGCGCCACCGTCCTGATCGAAACCCTGCCCGCGGCCTTCCAGATGGACGAGATCCTCTACGAGCTGCGCGATCACGCCTCCGGGCTCAACGCCGGCCGCTGGGACTACCTGTTCTCCCTGATCAAGTACTTCCGCAGCTCCGGCGATCAGTGGGTTCTGCCCGACCGCGCCCAGGTGGGCATGACCCAGCCCTTCATGCGGGCCTACACCGAGCTGCTGGTCAAGACCTGCCACAAGCGCAACGCCTTCGCCATGGGCGGCATGGCGGCCTTCATCCCCAACCGCCGCGAGCCGGAGGTCACCGCCAAGGCCATCGAGAAGGTCCGCGACGATAAGTCCCGCGAGGCCAACGACGGCTACGACGGCTCCTGGGTGGCCCACCCCGACCTGGTGGAGCTCTGCGCCGAGGAGTTCACCAAGGTGCTGGGCGACAGGCCCAACCAGATCGACCGCAGGCGCGACGACGTGGAGGTCGGCCCCGCCGACCTGCTGAACACGGAGGCCGCGGAGGGCGACGTCACCGAGGCAGGAGTGCGGGGCAACCTCTACGTGGCGATCTACTACACCGCGGTCTGGCTCTCCGGGAACGGGGCGGTGGCCATCCACAACCTGATGGAGGACGCGGCCACTGCGGAGATCTCCCGCTCTCAGGTGTGGCAGCAGATCCACAACGGCACCGTGGCCTCGGACACCGGCCGGACGATCACACGCGAGCTGGTGGAGAGCCTGTTGGATGAGGAGCTCGAGCGCCTTCGCGAGGAGATCTCCGACGCCGACACCTTCAGTGCATACTTCGAGCCCGCCGCCGACGTGGTCCGGAAGCTGGTCCTGCACGAGGAGTACCTGGACTTCCTCACTCTGCCGGCCTACGAGTACATGGACTGA
- a CDS encoding IclR family transcriptional regulator, producing MEDEFHIADSESSVTTGRPAPAGEEPSSTKRSEPQRVQVVERAFDLLNALVALGGSGSAGQLKAETGLAGPTVHRILHTLISRGLVHQLPDRSYALGANLVPLGEAATRQMGGLAVPQMQSLVGELGESVNMAAMESEMVVYIAQVPSPQSMRMFTEVGRRAPMHSTAVGKAMLCTMDPSRVREVVASTGMPARTAKTLTRPESLLEQLPVIAQQGYALDDEEQELGVRCLAVPVPQGPTRMALSVSGPTARVDDAFVRHAVPLMKRIAAEIGRKFSRG from the coding sequence ATGGAAGATGAATTCCACATCGCGGACTCAGAGTCGTCTGTGACGACAGGCCGGCCAGCTCCGGCGGGGGAGGAGCCCAGTTCCACCAAGCGCTCGGAGCCTCAGCGGGTCCAAGTGGTGGAGCGCGCCTTCGACCTGCTCAACGCCCTGGTGGCGCTCGGCGGCAGCGGCAGCGCGGGCCAGCTCAAGGCGGAGACCGGACTGGCAGGGCCGACGGTCCACCGTATCCTGCACACTCTCATCAGCCGAGGCCTGGTGCATCAGCTGCCAGACCGCAGCTATGCCCTGGGTGCCAACCTGGTCCCGCTGGGCGAGGCCGCCACGCGGCAGATGGGCGGTCTGGCCGTCCCGCAGATGCAGTCCCTGGTGGGAGAGCTCGGAGAGAGCGTGAACATGGCCGCGATGGAGTCAGAGATGGTCGTCTACATCGCCCAGGTGCCTTCGCCCCAGTCCATGCGCATGTTCACCGAAGTCGGCCGTCGGGCCCCCATGCATTCCACCGCGGTGGGCAAGGCCATGCTCTGCACGATGGATCCGTCCCGGGTCCGGGAGGTCGTGGCCTCCACGGGGATGCCGGCACGCACGGCCAAGACGCTGACCCGGCCGGAGTCGCTGCTGGAGCAGCTGCCGGTCATCGCGCAGCAGGGCTATGCCCTCGACGACGAGGAGCAGGAGCTCGGCGTGCGCTGCCTGGCCGTTCCGGTGCCTCAGGGGCCCACTCGGATGGCGCTGTCGGTCTCCGGGCCCACTGCACGGGTCGACGACGCCTTCGTCCGGCATGCGGTGCCGCTGATGAAGCGCATCGCCGCAGAGATCGGGCGGAAGTTCAGCCGCGGCTGA
- the ald gene encoding alanine dehydrogenase — protein MRVGIPAEVKNHEYRVSLTPAGAAALTTAGHSVLVQTGAGAASGFQDADYAQVGAEIVSSAAEAWGAEMVLKVKEPVPEEYGFLREDLVLFTYLHLAADRGLTEALMQAGTTSIAYETVQLADGSLPLLTPMSEVAGRLSVLEGASHLRAHAGGAGVLLPGVPGTRNGQVLVIGGGVAGVNAARVAQGLGADVTVMDISLPRLRQVDEAFRGSIRTLASTPYEIAQQVAQSDLVVGAVLVPGAAAPKVVTDEMVAAARPGTVFVDIAVDQGGCFEGSRPTTHHEPTFSVHDALFYCVANMPGAVPATSTPALTNATLPYVLKLADAGWEAALDADAALADGLSTSAGQLHHPSVAQAHGLPLTELSRG, from the coding sequence ATGCGCGTCGGAATCCCCGCTGAAGTGAAGAACCACGAGTACCGGGTCTCGCTGACCCCTGCCGGGGCGGCCGCGCTCACGACCGCGGGGCACTCGGTGCTCGTCCAGACCGGGGCGGGGGCGGCGTCGGGATTCCAGGACGCTGACTACGCGCAGGTGGGCGCGGAGATCGTCTCCTCGGCCGCGGAGGCCTGGGGTGCCGAGATGGTGCTCAAAGTCAAGGAACCGGTGCCGGAGGAGTACGGCTTCCTGCGCGAGGACCTGGTGCTCTTCACCTACCTGCACCTGGCCGCGGACCGCGGGCTCACCGAGGCGCTGATGCAGGCGGGGACCACGTCGATCGCCTATGAGACCGTCCAGCTGGCCGACGGCTCACTGCCCCTGCTGACGCCGATGAGCGAGGTGGCCGGCCGCCTCTCCGTACTGGAGGGAGCCTCCCATCTGCGCGCCCACGCCGGCGGGGCCGGAGTGCTGCTGCCGGGGGTCCCCGGCACCCGCAACGGTCAGGTGCTGGTGATCGGCGGCGGTGTCGCCGGCGTCAACGCCGCCCGGGTAGCCCAGGGCCTGGGCGCCGACGTGACAGTCATGGACATCTCGCTGCCCCGGCTGCGACAGGTGGATGAGGCCTTCCGCGGCAGCATCCGCACTCTGGCCTCCACCCCCTATGAGATCGCCCAGCAGGTGGCGCAGTCGGATCTGGTGGTCGGGGCCGTGCTGGTGCCCGGGGCGGCTGCGCCCAAAGTGGTCACCGATGAGATGGTGGCCGCGGCCCGGCCCGGAACTGTGTTCGTGGACATCGCCGTGGATCAGGGCGGCTGCTTCGAGGGATCCCGGCCGACCACCCACCACGAGCCCACCTTCTCAGTCCACGATGCGCTCTTCTATTGCGTGGCGAATATGCCCGGCGCCGTGCCCGCCACCTCCACGCCGGCGCTGACCAACGCCACACTCCCCTATGTGCTCAAGCTCGCCGACGCCGGCTGGGAGGCCGCACTGGACGCCGACGCCGCCCTGGCGGACGGGCTGAGCACCTCGGCAGGCCAGCTGCATCACCCCTCCGTGGCCCAGGCACACGGACTGCCGCTGACCGAGCTCAGCCGCGGCTGA
- a CDS encoding Lrp/AsnC family transcriptional regulator, with amino-acid sequence MPHHANDSSAALDEVDMELLRRLSENARTANSDLARAVGLSPSACLARIRRLRQSGVITGFTTTVSPRALGYTFQALVNVRIRPGARHMMGQITEELRALPEVSQLFVLGGTEDFLIHVQVRDADHVRQFVLDNLSSNPSVALTETNMVFEHHQGRGGLPS; translated from the coding sequence ATGCCGCATCATGCCAACGATTCTTCTGCGGCTTTGGACGAGGTCGACATGGAGCTGCTGCGGCGTCTCAGCGAGAACGCGCGCACGGCCAACTCGGATCTCGCCCGAGCCGTCGGCCTCTCGCCGAGCGCCTGTCTGGCGCGGATCCGCCGACTGCGGCAGAGCGGGGTCATCACCGGATTCACCACGACCGTCAGCCCGCGGGCTCTGGGCTACACCTTCCAAGCCCTGGTCAACGTACGCATCCGTCCGGGTGCCCGGCACATGATGGGGCAGATCACCGAGGAGCTGCGCGCGCTGCCTGAGGTCTCACAGCTGTTCGTGCTGGGCGGGACGGAGGACTTCCTGATCCATGTGCAGGTGCGCGACGCCGACCACGTCCGTCAATTCGTCCTGGACAACCTCTCCAGCAATCCTTCGGTGGCGCTGACCGAGACCAACATGGTGTTCGAGCACCACCAGGGACGCGGCGGGCTGCCCTCCTAG
- the otsB gene encoding trehalose-phosphatase, whose amino-acid sequence MSTEPSADPQLSAALERLASYETVLVALDFDGCVAELVSEADAARPVPANAAAIEQLAQARGVTLAYVSGRPLETLRRLASPPEGTLLIGSHGAERYLGPDSPGLVLSAQEEIARTAIIEALEQVATTAEGAWVEHKPAGAALHVRRVEDPEVAQKVLEEARTALAMVDGAHVKEGKAVVESVVVLSTKGEALTDLRSHVRPGAVLFAGDDVTDEHGFAVLEGDDVGIKVGSGSTAAGHRIGAPADLADVLETLRRFRS is encoded by the coding sequence GTGAGCACAGAGCCCTCTGCAGATCCCCAGCTCAGCGCCGCCCTGGAGCGGCTGGCCTCCTATGAGACCGTGCTGGTCGCACTGGACTTCGACGGCTGTGTCGCTGAGCTGGTGTCCGAGGCCGACGCCGCCCGCCCCGTGCCGGCCAATGCTGCGGCCATCGAGCAGTTGGCCCAAGCCCGGGGGGTGACGCTGGCCTATGTCTCCGGCCGCCCCCTGGAGACGCTGCGTCGGCTGGCCTCCCCGCCCGAGGGCACGCTGCTGATCGGCTCTCATGGCGCCGAGCGCTATCTGGGCCCCGACTCCCCCGGTCTGGTCCTCAGCGCCCAGGAGGAGATCGCCCGGACTGCGATCATCGAGGCTCTGGAGCAGGTCGCCACCACCGCCGAAGGCGCCTGGGTGGAGCATAAGCCCGCAGGAGCCGCCCTCCACGTCCGCCGTGTGGAGGACCCCGAAGTCGCCCAGAAGGTCCTGGAGGAGGCCCGGACGGCGCTGGCCATGGTGGACGGCGCCCATGTGAAGGAGGGCAAGGCGGTGGTCGAGTCGGTGGTGGTGCTCTCCACCAAGGGCGAGGCGCTGACCGATCTGCGGTCCCACGTGCGCCCTGGGGCAGTGCTCTTCGCCGGCGACGACGTCACCGATGAACATGGCTTCGCCGTGTTGGAGGGCGACGACGTCGGCATCAAGGTCGGCTCAGGCAGCACCGCCGCCGGGCACCGCATCGGTGCTCCGGCAGATCTGGCCGATGTGCTCGAGACTCTCCGGCGCTTCCGCAGCTGA
- a CDS encoding alpha,alpha-trehalose-phosphate synthase (UDP-forming) — translation MTKKDGYDFVVVANRLAVNRVTQEDGSIGWQRSPGGLVTALAPLMASSDGAWVGWHGAPDEVLDAFDHEDMHLVPVPLSAQELEDYYEGFSNGTLWPLYHDVIARPEFHRHWFEAYRRVNRRFAENAASVAAEGAVVWVQDYQLQLVPAMLRELRPDVKIGFFNHIPFPPPGLFSQLPWRHSVLRGLLGADLIGFQRSSDATNFQRAVRNRLGYYVEEDRIHVPTESKAHDEGSPLAGFDADADRGTAARQEAAPDIGSARVVEARSFPISIDTETITELAQREDIIARAAQIREELGSPETVLLGVDRLDYTKGIRHRMKAYEELLQDKRLTVGEACLVQVASPSREGVESYQLLREEIEQTVGRVNGEFDTMGHTAIRYLHHSYPIEEMVALYLAADVMLVTALRDGMNLVAKEYVAARQGDDGVLVLSEFTGAADELRQALLINPHDIDELKAAIVKAVKMDSEDARTRMEVLRRQVVSHNVKRWARDFLDRLEEL, via the coding sequence ATGACGAAGAAAGACGGGTACGACTTCGTGGTGGTGGCCAATCGGCTGGCCGTCAACCGAGTCACCCAGGAGGACGGAAGCATCGGGTGGCAGCGCTCTCCCGGCGGCCTGGTCACCGCACTGGCGCCGCTGATGGCCTCCTCCGACGGGGCCTGGGTCGGGTGGCACGGCGCTCCGGACGAGGTCCTCGACGCCTTCGACCACGAGGATATGCACCTGGTGCCGGTGCCGCTGAGCGCCCAAGAGCTCGAAGACTATTACGAAGGCTTCTCCAACGGCACGCTCTGGCCGCTCTACCACGACGTGATTGCCCGACCGGAGTTCCACCGGCACTGGTTCGAGGCCTACCGGAGGGTCAACCGACGGTTCGCAGAGAACGCCGCATCCGTGGCCGCCGAAGGCGCCGTGGTCTGGGTCCAGGACTATCAGCTCCAGCTGGTCCCGGCGATGCTGCGGGAGCTGCGCCCGGATGTGAAGATCGGCTTCTTCAACCACATCCCCTTCCCTCCCCCGGGACTGTTCTCCCAGCTGCCCTGGCGCCACTCGGTGCTGCGGGGCCTGCTCGGCGCAGATCTGATCGGCTTCCAGCGCAGCTCCGATGCCACCAACTTCCAGCGCGCAGTGCGCAACCGGTTGGGCTACTACGTGGAGGAGGACCGCATCCACGTACCCACCGAGTCCAAGGCTCATGACGAGGGTTCCCCGCTGGCCGGCTTCGACGCCGACGCCGACCGCGGCACCGCGGCCCGCCAGGAGGCCGCCCCGGACATCGGCAGCGCGCGGGTGGTGGAGGCCAGATCCTTCCCCATCTCCATCGACACTGAGACCATCACCGAGCTGGCCCAGCGTGAGGACATCATCGCCCGGGCCGCGCAGATCCGTGAGGAGCTCGGCAGCCCGGAGACGGTGCTGCTGGGTGTGGACCGGCTGGACTACACCAAGGGCATCCGGCACCGGATGAAGGCCTACGAGGAGCTGCTCCAGGACAAGCGGCTCACCGTGGGCGAGGCCTGCCTGGTCCAGGTGGCCAGCCCCTCCCGCGAGGGCGTGGAGTCCTATCAGCTGCTCAGGGAGGAGATCGAGCAGACGGTGGGACGGGTCAACGGTGAGTTCGACACGATGGGCCACACCGCCATCCGCTATCTGCACCACTCCTACCCGATCGAAGAGATGGTGGCGCTGTACCTGGCGGCCGACGTCATGCTGGTGACCGCGCTGCGGGACGGCATGAACCTGGTGGCCAAGGAGTATGTGGCGGCCCGGCAGGGCGACGACGGCGTGCTGGTGCTCTCCGAGTTCACTGGCGCCGCAGATGAGCTGCGCCAGGCCCTGCTGATCAACCCCCATGACATCGACGAGCTCAAGGCCGCGATCGTCAAGGCGGTCAAGATGGACAGCGAGGACGCCCGGACCCGTATGGAGGTCCTGCGCCGTCAGGTGGTCTCGCACAACGTCAAGCGCTGGGCCCGCGACTTCTTGGACCGTCTGGAGGAGCTGTGA
- a CDS encoding DsbA family protein, giving the protein MARTSQNGSAREQARKMQQEQERKERMRSLLLRLGVVAVAVAVVVGLTFYVVNRGGGDGGGQYTTGAAPSVANEEGGITLTSTTELADGDDLGEVSSDDVPGSDGAVPGGVETEEGEVPHVVIYTDPSCPSCQQFEAENHEQIGEWLDAGQITVEYRSVNFVGQYAQRANGAIACVAEESPEHFYDFLGQATVNPDQSVDELVSAADGLGADISQCMDDNEYYAFTGYTTAQAQAQEIQGTPTIFVDGEQIEGWQEGAFAEAVNSAIEENGGDAGDDASQEDGSEDASEEGAQEEDPAQSE; this is encoded by the coding sequence ATGGCTCGGACTTCGCAGAACGGCAGCGCCCGTGAGCAGGCGCGGAAGATGCAGCAGGAGCAGGAGCGCAAGGAACGCATGCGCTCGCTGCTGCTCCGGCTCGGCGTGGTGGCTGTGGCAGTCGCCGTCGTCGTCGGACTGACCTTCTATGTGGTCAACCGCGGCGGAGGCGACGGCGGCGGTCAGTACACCACCGGCGCGGCCCCCTCGGTGGCCAACGAGGAGGGCGGCATCACGCTGACCTCCACCACGGAGCTGGCCGACGGCGATGATCTGGGTGAGGTCTCCAGCGACGACGTCCCCGGCAGCGACGGTGCGGTGCCCGGCGGTGTGGAGACCGAGGAGGGCGAGGTCCCCCATGTGGTCATCTACACCGATCCCTCCTGCCCGTCCTGTCAGCAGTTCGAGGCGGAGAACCACGAGCAGATCGGTGAATGGCTCGACGCCGGCCAGATCACCGTGGAGTATCGCTCGGTGAACTTTGTGGGCCAGTACGCCCAGCGCGCCAACGGTGCGATCGCCTGCGTGGCCGAGGAGTCCCCGGAACACTTCTACGACTTCCTCGGGCAGGCCACGGTGAACCCGGACCAGTCGGTGGATGAGCTGGTCAGCGCCGCCGACGGTCTGGGCGCGGACATCTCCCAGTGCATGGACGACAACGAGTACTATGCCTTCACCGGCTACACCACCGCTCAGGCGCAGGCCCAGGAGATTCAGGGCACGCCCACCATCTTCGTGGACGGTGAGCAGATCGAAGGCTGGCAGGAGGGCGCCTTCGCTGAGGCGGTGAACTCCGCGATCGAGGAGAACGGCGGCGACGCCGGGGACGATGCCTCGCAGGAGGACGGTTCGGAGGACGCCTCCGAGGAGGGTGCTCAGGAGGAGGACCCCGCTCAGTCTGAGTGA
- a CDS encoding MDR family MFS transporter, translating to MSDTTTDAPPALTEERMPRAHKLTIGALLVAAFVMILNETIMNVALTPLQEEFQVTETTIQWLTTAFMLTLAVVIPTTGFIIQRFSLRGVFSAAMSLFIAGTALCAAAPGFEFLVAGRVVQAAGTAIMLPLMMTTVLTLVPLRRRGVVMGNIAIVISVAPATGPALSGLILYLADWRWMFLTILPIAVIALLLGRPRLDPTPGTVGKPLNIPSLLLAVPGFGGLVYGISQIGGGHGTEDLDAGAEGGVDPVALIVLGVGLLCLAGFVLLQIRLQKSESALLNLKPFKYTMYTRALAMMLLMMIALFGALIILPMFLQQARGLGTLETGLLMLPGGVLMALMAPPVGRLYDKVGPKPLVIPGASILILSLLAMSMLAPDTPIAMVLALHVVLSSGLALLFTPGFTTAMNPLPQPLYSHGSAALNTLQQLAAAIGTAALVAVMGIGAAIAVSQGATAAEAELEGFRTAFRTAAVLSIGTLILGATLRATQAEDGDEDAEEVVIEEAPEKEPS from the coding sequence TTGTCTGACACCACCACCGACGCCCCGCCGGCCCTCACCGAGGAGAGGATGCCGCGGGCCCATAAGCTCACGATCGGCGCGCTGCTGGTCGCAGCGTTCGTGATGATCCTCAACGAAACCATCATGAACGTCGCGCTGACTCCTCTGCAGGAGGAGTTCCAGGTCACCGAGACCACCATCCAGTGGCTGACCACTGCGTTCATGCTGACCTTGGCCGTGGTCATCCCGACCACCGGCTTCATCATCCAGCGCTTCAGCCTGCGCGGGGTGTTCAGCGCCGCGATGTCCCTGTTCATCGCCGGCACCGCTCTGTGTGCGGCGGCCCCCGGATTCGAGTTCCTGGTGGCAGGCCGTGTGGTCCAGGCCGCCGGCACCGCCATCATGCTGCCGCTGATGATGACCACGGTGCTGACCCTGGTCCCGCTGCGCCGCCGCGGCGTGGTCATGGGCAACATCGCCATCGTCATCTCCGTGGCCCCGGCCACCGGCCCGGCGCTCTCCGGGCTCATCCTGTACCTGGCCGACTGGCGCTGGATGTTCCTGACCATCCTGCCGATCGCCGTGATCGCCCTGCTGCTGGGCCGCCCGCGTCTGGACCCGACGCCGGGCACTGTGGGCAAGCCGCTCAACATCCCCTCGCTGCTGCTGGCCGTCCCCGGCTTCGGCGGCCTGGTCTACGGCATCAGCCAGATCGGCGGTGGCCACGGCACCGAGGACCTCGACGCCGGCGCCGAGGGCGGCGTGGACCCGGTGGCGCTGATCGTCCTCGGCGTGGGCCTGCTGTGCCTGGCCGGCTTCGTGCTGCTGCAGATCCGTCTGCAGAAGTCCGAGTCCGCTCTGTTGAACCTCAAGCCCTTCAAATACACGATGTACACCCGGGCCCTGGCGATGATGCTGCTGATGATGATCGCCCTGTTCGGCGCGCTCATCATCCTGCCGATGTTCCTGCAGCAGGCCCGCGGTCTGGGCACGCTGGAGACCGGTCTGCTCATGCTGCCCGGCGGTGTGCTCATGGCGCTGATGGCCCCGCCGGTGGGCCGGCTCTACGACAAGGTGGGGCCCAAGCCTCTGGTCATCCCCGGTGCGAGCATCCTGATCCTGTCCCTGCTGGCGATGAGCATGCTGGCCCCAGATACGCCGATCGCGATGGTCCTGGCCCTACACGTGGTGCTCTCCTCCGGACTGGCGCTGCTGTTCACCCCGGGCTTCACCACGGCGATGAACCCGCTGCCGCAGCCGCTGTACTCCCACGGCTCGGCCGCGCTGAACACGCTGCAGCAGCTGGCCGCCGCCATCGGCACCGCCGCACTGGTGGCCGTGATGGGCATCGGCGCCGCCATAGCCGTCTCCCAGGGTGCGACGGCGGCCGAGGCCGAGCTCGAGGGCTTCCGCACCGCGTTCCGCACAGCGGCTGTGCTGAGCATCGGCACGCTGATCCTGGGCGCCACGCTGCGGGCCACCCAGGCTGAGGACGGCGATGAGGATGCCGAGGAGGTCGTGATCGAGGAGGCTCCGGAGAAGGAGCCCTCCTGA